In one Sphingobium indicum B90A genomic region, the following are encoded:
- the rpsE gene encoding 30S ribosomal protein S5, translating to MADENEIQAQPGAPAAVEGGEQTEGRRGRGRGGDRNRGERGGRGRRDDRRGNRDEEQGEELIEKLVHINRVSKTVKGGKRFGFAALVVVGDGKGRAGFGHGKAREVPEAISKATASAKKAMVRVPLKEGRTLHHDGLGHFGAGKVTVRSAPAGTGIIAGGPMRAVFESLGVADVVTKSNGTSNPYNMIRATFAALGEQTSPKSVAQRRGKKVADLLRRGGVSAEVAQADAEAIAE from the coding sequence ATGGCTGACGAAAACGAAATCCAGGCCCAGCCGGGCGCACCGGCTGCCGTTGAAGGCGGCGAGCAGACCGAAGGCCGTCGCGGCCGTGGTCGCGGCGGCGACCGCAACCGTGGCGAGCGTGGCGGCCGTGGCCGTCGCGACGACCGTCGCGGCAATCGTGACGAGGAACAGGGCGAGGAACTGATCGAGAAGCTGGTTCACATCAACCGCGTCTCGAAGACCGTCAAGGGCGGCAAGCGCTTCGGCTTCGCGGCTCTGGTCGTCGTCGGCGACGGCAAGGGCCGCGCGGGCTTCGGCCATGGCAAGGCGCGCGAAGTGCCCGAAGCCATCAGCAAGGCGACCGCTTCGGCCAAGAAGGCGATGGTTCGCGTTCCGCTGAAGGAAGGCCGCACGCTGCACCATGACGGCCTGGGCCATTTCGGCGCGGGCAAGGTGACGGTTCGTTCGGCCCCGGCCGGTACGGGCATCATCGCCGGTGGTCCGATGCGCGCCGTGTTCGAAAGCCTCGGCGTCGCTGACGTCGTGACCAAGTCGAACGGCACGTCGAACCCCTATAACATGATCCGCGCGACCTTCGCGGCGCTGGGCGAGCAGACCAGCCCCAAGTCGGTGGCGCAGCGTCGCGGCAAGAAGGTCGCCGACCTTCTGCGTCGCGGCGGCGTCTCGGCCGAAGTCGCGCAGGCCGATGCCGAAGCGATTGCGGAGTAA
- the rplR gene encoding 50S ribosomal protein L18 encodes MAKLSLFARRRRRVRTALKAVSGTRPRLSVHRSGRHIYAQVIDDAQGKTLAAASTLDKDVRGKTGATADAAADVGKRVAAAATAAGVTQVVFDRGGFLFHGRVKALADAAREAGLEF; translated from the coding sequence ATGGCAAAGCTTTCCCTCTTCGCGCGGCGCCGTCGCCGCGTCCGCACCGCGCTCAAGGCTGTTTCGGGCACGCGTCCGCGCCTCAGCGTCCACCGTTCGGGCCGTCACATCTACGCCCAGGTCATCGACGACGCGCAGGGCAAGACCCTGGCGGCCGCGTCGACCCTGGACAAGGATGTGCGCGGCAAGACCGGCGCCACCGCCGACGCCGCCGCCGATGTCGGCAAGCGCGTCGCCGCCGCGGCGACCGCCGCCGGCGTCACCCAGGTCGTGTTCGACCGTGGTGGCTTCCTGTTCCATGGCCGCGTCAAGGCGCTGGCCGATGCGGCCCGTGAAGCCGGGCTGGAGTTCTGA
- the rplF gene encoding 50S ribosomal protein L6 codes for MSRTGKKPVAVPAGVTAAIADGQLSVKGPKGTLSLPLADEVTYSIEEGSIAVKPANDSKRARAFWGMQRTLIANLITGVTEGFSKKLLITGVGYRANAQGKTLKLQLGYSHDVDFAVPEGIEIKTPDNTTVEISGIDKQKVGQVAAEIRRWRKPEPYKGKGIKYAGEFIFRKEGKKK; via the coding sequence ATGAGCCGTACTGGTAAAAAGCCGGTTGCCGTCCCCGCGGGCGTCACCGCCGCCATCGCCGACGGTCAGCTTTCGGTGAAGGGGCCCAAGGGCACCCTGTCGCTGCCGCTGGCCGACGAAGTGACCTACAGCATCGAGGAAGGCTCGATCGCCGTGAAGCCTGCCAATGACAGCAAGCGCGCCCGCGCTTTCTGGGGCATGCAGCGCACGCTGATCGCGAACCTGATCACCGGCGTGACAGAGGGCTTTTCGAAGAAGTTGCTCATCACCGGCGTCGGTTACCGCGCCAACGCCCAGGGCAAGACCCTGAAGCTGCAGCTCGGCTATTCGCACGACGTCGATTTCGCGGTGCCGGAAGGCATCGAGATCAAGACCCCGGACAACACCACGGTCGAGATCAGCGGCATCGACAAGCAGAAGGTGGGTCAGGTTGCCGCCGAGATCCGCCGCTGGCGCAAGCCCGAACCCTATAAGGGCAAGGGCATCAAATACGCCGGCGAGTTCATCTTCCGCAAGGAAGGGAAGAAGAAGTAA
- the rpsH gene encoding 30S ribosomal protein S8, with amino-acid sequence MALTDPLGDMLTRIRNGQQAKKDSVVSPASKLRARVLDVLQREGYIRGYSEELLGNHPGLRIELKYFEGQPAIKHVARVSKPGRRVYSGSKELPVIRNGLGITIVSTPRGVLSDAEAREQNVGGEVLAEVF; translated from the coding sequence ATGGCATTGACCGATCCCCTGGGTGATATGCTCACCCGCATCCGCAACGGGCAGCAGGCGAAGAAGGACAGCGTCGTGTCCCCCGCTTCGAAGCTTCGCGCCCGCGTGCTCGACGTGCTGCAGCGCGAAGGCTATATCCGTGGCTATTCCGAGGAACTGCTCGGCAACCATCCCGGCCTGCGCATCGAGCTCAAATATTTCGAAGGCCAGCCGGCGATCAAGCATGTCGCCCGCGTGTCCAAGCCGGGCCGCCGCGTTTACTCCGGTTCCAAGGAACTGCCGGTGATCCGCAACGGCCTGGGCATCACCATTGTCTCGACGCCCCGCGGCGTTCTGTCCGACGCCGAAGCGCGCGAGCAGAATGTCGGCGGCGAAGTGCTGGCGGAGGTGTTCTGA
- the rpsN gene encoding 30S ribosomal protein S14, with protein sequence MAKLSSINKNERRKKLVKKYAGRYAKLKAIANDTTADDSDRLIARLKMAEIPRNGNPTRVRNRCELTGRPRAYYRKFRLCRVQLRDLANKGLIPGVTKSSW encoded by the coding sequence ATGGCGAAACTGAGTTCGATCAACAAGAACGAGCGCCGCAAGAAGCTGGTGAAGAAATATGCCGGCCGCTATGCGAAGCTCAAGGCGATCGCGAATGATACGACCGCTGACGACAGCGATCGTCTGATCGCGCGTCTGAAGATGGCGGAAATTCCCCGCAACGGCAATCCGACCCGCGTGCGCAACCGCTGCGAGCTGACGGGCCGTCCCCGGGCCTATTACCGCAAATTCCGTCTCTGCCGCGTGCAGTTGCGTGATCTGGCCAACAAGGGCCTGATCCCCGGCGTCACCAAGTCGAGCTGGTAA
- the rplE gene encoding 50S ribosomal protein L5, producing the protein MSDKYIPRSKSLYDAEIAKAMTAKFGYKNVMEVPKIEKITLNMGVGEATQDKKKVTSAAEEMELIAGQKPVITKARKSIAQFKLREGMPIGAKVTLRRERMYEFLDRLINIALPRVRDFRGLNPKSFDGRGNYAFGIKEQIIFPEINYDRIDKVRGMDIIVTTTAKTDEEARELLRLFGFPFPIEEKQAA; encoded by the coding sequence ATGAGCGACAAGTACATCCCCCGCTCCAAGTCGCTCTATGACGCCGAAATCGCCAAGGCGATGACCGCGAAGTTCGGTTACAAGAACGTCATGGAAGTGCCGAAGATCGAGAAGATCACGCTCAACATGGGCGTCGGCGAAGCGACCCAGGACAAGAAGAAGGTCACTTCGGCGGCCGAGGAAATGGAACTGATCGCCGGCCAGAAGCCGGTCATCACCAAGGCCCGCAAGTCGATCGCGCAGTTCAAGCTGCGTGAAGGCATGCCGATCGGCGCCAAGGTCACGCTGCGCCGCGAGCGCATGTACGAGTTCCTGGATCGCCTGATCAACATCGCGCTCCCCCGCGTGCGCGACTTCCGGGGCCTGAACCCGAAGAGCTTCGACGGCCGCGGCAACTACGCCTTCGGCATCAAGGAGCAGATCATCTTCCCGGAGATCAACTATGACCGCATCGACAAGGTGCGCGGCATGGACATCATCGTGACCACCACGGCGAAGACGGACGAGGAAGCGCGCGAACTGCTGCGTCTCTTCGGCTTCCCCTTCCCGATCGAAGAGAAGCAGGCGGCCTGA
- the rplX gene encoding 50S ribosomal protein L24 gives MSAAKIKKGDKVVILAGKDKGRTGAVLQVLPKDDKVLVEGINVHARHRKPDQANPQGGIERKPAPLHISNVAVADKDGKPTRVRFEDRDGKKVRVAVKSGEVL, from the coding sequence ATGAGCGCTGCCAAGATCAAGAAGGGCGACAAGGTCGTCATCCTGGCCGGCAAGGACAAGGGCCGCACCGGCGCCGTCCTGCAGGTGCTGCCGAAGGACGACAAGGTCCTGGTGGAAGGCATCAACGTGCATGCGCGCCATCGCAAGCCGGACCAGGCGAACCCGCAGGGCGGCATCGAGCGCAAGCCCGCGCCGCTCCACATTTCGAACGTCGCTGTCGCCGACAAGGATGGCAAGCCGACCCGCGTCCGTTTCGAGGACCGCGACGGCAAGAAGGTCCGCGTCGCCGTCAAGTCCGGTGAGGTGCTGTAA
- the rplN gene encoding 50S ribosomal protein L14 → MIQMQSNLDVADNSGAKRVQCIKVLGGSKRRFASVGDIIVVSIKEAAPRGKVKKGDVHRAVIVRTAKDVRRADGSVIRFDGNAAVLINKNEEPIGTRIFGPVVRELRAKKHMKIISLAPEVL, encoded by the coding sequence ATGATCCAGATGCAATCCAATCTTGACGTCGCTGACAACAGCGGCGCCAAGCGCGTCCAGTGCATCAAGGTGCTGGGCGGATCGAAGCGTCGCTTCGCGAGCGTGGGCGACATTATCGTCGTCTCGATCAAGGAAGCCGCGCCTCGTGGCAAGGTGAAGAAGGGTGACGTGCATCGCGCCGTCATCGTGCGCACCGCCAAGGACGTGCGTCGCGCTGACGGCAGCGTGATTCGCTTCGACGGCAATGCCGCCGTGCTGATCAACAAGAACGAGGAGCCGATCGGCACCCGTATCTTTGGCCCGGTCGTTCGCGAACTGCGCGCCAAGAAGCACATGAAGATCATCTCGCTCGCCCCTGAGGTGCTGTAA
- the rpsQ gene encoding 30S ribosomal protein S17, producing the protein MPKRVLTGTVVSDKTDKTVVVRVERKVKHALYGKIIRRSKKYHAHDEGNVYKEGETVRIEETAPISKLKTWKVIERVDTHKSPETAA; encoded by the coding sequence ATGCCCAAGCGCGTGCTGACGGGAACGGTGGTTTCCGACAAGACCGACAAGACGGTGGTGGTTCGCGTGGAGCGCAAGGTTAAGCATGCGCTCTACGGCAAGATCATCCGCCGCTCGAAGAAGTACCATGCCCATGACGAGGGCAATGTCTACAAGGAAGGCGAAACGGTCCGCATCGAGGAGACCGCTCCGATTTCCAAGCTCAAGACCTGGAAGGTCATCGAGCGCGTGGACACCCACAAGTCGCCCGAAACGGCGGCCTGA
- the rpmC gene encoding 50S ribosomal protein L29: MANVADLKTKTDDELSTELNNLKREQFNLRFQAATNQLEKPSRVREVRRSIAQIKTLQSERSRSVAK, encoded by the coding sequence GTGGCGAATGTTGCCGACCTCAAGACCAAGACGGACGACGAACTGTCGACCGAACTCAACAACCTGAAGCGCGAGCAGTTCAACCTGCGCTTCCAGGCGGCCACCAACCAGCTCGAAAAGCCGAGCCGGGTGCGTGAAGTCCGCCGGTCGATCGCGCAGATCAAGACCCTGCAGTCCGAGCGTTCGCGCTCGGTCGCGAAGTAA
- the rplP gene encoding 50S ribosomal protein L16, with the protein MLQPKKMKFRKTFKGRIKGDAKGGSALNFGAYGLKALEPERVTARQIEAARRAIQRHLRRQGRLWIRVFPDVPVSKKPAEVRQGKGKGSVEYWAARVKPGRILFELDGVPGPLAAEAFSRAAMKLPIKTKVVARLGDTSHLEG; encoded by the coding sequence ATGCTGCAACCGAAAAAAATGAAGTTCCGCAAGACCTTCAAGGGCCGGATCAAGGGCGACGCCAAGGGCGGTTCGGCTCTGAACTTCGGCGCCTATGGTCTGAAGGCCCTGGAGCCCGAGCGCGTCACCGCGCGCCAGATCGAGGCGGCCCGCCGCGCGATCCAGCGCCACCTGCGCCGTCAGGGCCGCCTGTGGATCCGCGTGTTCCCCGACGTGCCGGTTTCCAAGAAGCCCGCCGAAGTCCGTCAGGGCAAGGGCAAGGGTTCGGTCGAATATTGGGCAGCCCGCGTCAAGCCGGGCCGCATCCTGTTCGAACTGGACGGCGTGCCCGGCCCGCTCGCAGCAGAGGCTTTCTCGCGCGCCGCGATGAAGCTGCCGATCAAGACGAAGGTTGTCGCTCGCCTCGGCGACACCTCCCACCTGGAGGGCTAA
- the rpsC gene encoding 30S ribosomal protein S3, with amino-acid sequence MGHKSNPIGLRLQINRTWDSRWFAEGADYGRLLLEDLKIRQYIMKNLPQAAISKVVIERPAKLCRVSIYAARPGVIIGKKGADIEKLRKKLGGLTSSDVSLNIVEIRKPEIDSKLVAQGIADQLERRVAFRRAMKRAVQSALRLGAEGIKITCGGRLGGAEIARVEWYREGRVPLHTLRANVDYAEAEAHTAYGVCGIKVWIFKGEILGHDPMATDRLMLEAQTSGVRPAR; translated from the coding sequence ATGGGTCACAAGAGCAATCCGATCGGTCTGCGTCTGCAGATCAACCGTACCTGGGACAGCCGCTGGTTCGCGGAAGGCGCCGACTATGGCCGCCTGCTGCTGGAGGATCTGAAGATCCGCCAGTACATCATGAAGAACCTGCCGCAGGCCGCGATCTCCAAGGTCGTGATCGAGCGTCCGGCCAAGCTGTGCCGCGTGTCGATCTACGCCGCCCGTCCCGGTGTCATCATCGGCAAGAAGGGCGCGGACATCGAAAAGCTGCGCAAGAAGCTGGGCGGCTTGACCTCTTCGGACGTCAGCCTGAACATCGTCGAAATCCGCAAGCCGGAAATCGACTCCAAGCTCGTCGCGCAGGGCATCGCCGACCAGTTGGAGCGCCGTGTGGCATTCCGCCGCGCCATGAAGCGCGCGGTGCAGTCGGCCCTGCGTCTCGGCGCGGAAGGCATCAAGATCACCTGCGGCGGCCGTCTGGGCGGCGCGGAGATCGCCCGCGTGGAATGGTATCGCGAAGGCCGCGTTCCGCTGCACACGCTGCGCGCGAACGTCGACTATGCCGAAGCCGAAGCCCACACCGCTTATGGCGTTTGCGGCATCAAGGTCTGGATCTTCAAGGGTGAGATTCTGGGCCACGATCCGATGGCCACCGACCGGCTGATGCTGGAGGCTCAGACCTCCGGCGTGCGCCCGGCGCGCTGA
- the rplV gene encoding 50S ribosomal protein L22, translated as MSKEKAPRRVADNEALAVGTQIRGSAQKLNLVATLIRGRKVEDALNILAFSKKAMAVDVRKVLASAIANAENNHNLDVDSLVVAEASVGKSFTMKRFHARGRGKSTRILKPFSRVRIVVREQAEAEA; from the coding sequence ATGAGCAAGGAAAAGGCTCCCCGCCGCGTCGCGGACAATGAGGCGCTGGCCGTCGGCACGCAGATCCGCGGTTCGGCCCAGAAGCTGAACCTGGTCGCCACGCTGATCCGCGGCCGCAAGGTCGAGGACGCGCTGAACATCCTCGCCTTCTCGAAGAAGGCGATGGCCGTCGACGTGCGCAAGGTGCTGGCTTCGGCCATCGCCAATGCGGAAAACAACCACAATCTGGACGTCGACTCGCTGGTCGTCGCGGAAGCATCGGTGGGCAAGAGCTTCACCATGAAGCGCTTTCACGCTCGCGGCCGCGGCAAGTCGACCCGGATTCTCAAGCCCTTCAGCCGCGTGCGCATCGTCGTGCGCGAGCAGGCCGAAGCGGAGGCGTAA
- the rpsS gene encoding 30S ribosomal protein S19, whose protein sequence is MARSVWKGPFVDLSLLKKAEVAQDAGGRSGPIKTWSRRSTILPQFVGLTFNVYNGRKHVPVSVNEDMVGHKLGEFAPTRYFPGHAADKKGKR, encoded by the coding sequence ATGGCTCGTTCCGTCTGGAAAGGTCCGTTCGTGGACCTCAGCCTTCTGAAGAAGGCGGAAGTGGCGCAGGACGCCGGTGGCCGTTCGGGTCCGATCAAGACCTGGTCGCGCCGTTCCACCATCCTGCCGCAGTTCGTCGGCCTGACGTTCAACGTCTATAACGGCCGCAAGCATGTGCCGGTCTCGGTGAACGAGGACATGGTGGGTCACAAGCTGGGCGAATTCGCCCCGACCCGCTACTTCCCCGGCCACGCCGCCGACAAGAAGGGCAAGCGCTAA
- the rplB gene encoding 50S ribosomal protein L2, translating into MALKSYNPTSPAQRGLILVDRSALHKGKPVKALTEGKRKTGGRNNKGHVTSRGIAGGHKQRYRIIDFKRRLWDVEGTVERLEYDPNRTAFIALVNYPDGTQAYILAPQRLAPGDKVVAGKKTDVKPGNAMELGQMPVGTIIHNIEMKPGKGGQLCRSAGTYAQLVGRDRGMVMVRLSSGEQRYIRSDCMGTVGAVSNPDNANTNLAKAGRNRWLGKRPLTRGVAKNPVDHPHGGGEGRTSGGRHPVTPWGKPTKGARTRHNKATDKFIIRSRHAKKKR; encoded by the coding sequence ATGGCGCTTAAGAGCTACAACCCGACCAGCCCCGCCCAGCGCGGCCTGATCCTCGTCGACCGCAGCGCGCTGCACAAGGGCAAGCCCGTCAAGGCGCTGACTGAAGGCAAGCGCAAGACCGGCGGCCGCAACAACAAGGGTCATGTGACCTCGCGCGGCATCGCCGGCGGTCACAAGCAGCGCTACCGCATCATCGACTTCAAGCGTCGCCTGTGGGACGTCGAGGGCACGGTCGAGCGTCTGGAATATGACCCCAACCGCACCGCCTTCATCGCGCTGGTCAACTATCCCGACGGCACCCAGGCCTATATCCTGGCGCCGCAGCGTCTGGCTCCCGGCGACAAGGTCGTCGCGGGCAAGAAGACCGACGTGAAGCCGGGCAATGCGATGGAACTCGGCCAGATGCCGGTCGGCACCATCATCCACAATATCGAGATGAAGCCCGGCAAGGGCGGTCAGCTCTGCCGTTCGGCGGGCACCTACGCCCAGCTCGTCGGCCGCGATCGTGGCATGGTGATGGTCCGCCTGTCCTCGGGCGAGCAGCGCTACATCCGTTCGGACTGCATGGGCACCGTCGGTGCCGTGTCGAACCCGGACAACGCCAACACCAATCTCGCCAAGGCCGGCCGCAATCGCTGGCTCGGCAAGCGTCCGCTGACGCGCGGTGTGGCGAAGAACCCGGTCGACCACCCGCATGGCGGCGGTGAAGGCCGGACCTCGGGCGGCCGTCATCCGGTCACGCCCTGGGGCAAGCCGACCAAGGGTGCACGCACCCGCCACAACAAGGCGACGGACAAGTTCATCATCCGTAGCCGCCACGCGAAGAAGAAGAGGTAA
- a CDS encoding 50S ribosomal protein L23, whose translation MAKKEAATVDNRHYDVVVAPVITEKSTLLSENNAVVFKVANDASKPEIKAAVEAIWGVTVKSVNTLVAKGKTKKWKGKPYTRSDVKKAIVRLADGQSIDITEGVR comes from the coding sequence ATGGCTAAGAAAGAAGCCGCGACCGTCGACAACCGTCATTATGACGTCGTTGTCGCGCCGGTCATCACCGAGAAGTCGACCCTTCTCTCCGAGAACAACGCCGTGGTCTTCAAGGTCGCCAACGATGCGTCGAAGCCGGAGATCAAGGCCGCCGTCGAAGCCATTTGGGGCGTGACGGTCAAGAGCGTGAACACGCTGGTCGCCAAGGGCAAGACCAAGAAGTGGAAGGGCAAGCCCTATACGCGCTCGGACGTCAAGAAGGCGATCGTTCGCCTGGCCGATGGCCAGTCGATCGACATCACCGAAGGAGTGCGCTGA
- the rplD gene encoding 50S ribosomal protein L4 — protein sequence MKVKVQTLDAAAAGEVELNDAVFGVEPRTDILHRVVTWQLEKRRAPARATRERSDVARTGKKFGRQKGGGTARHGDRKAPVFIGGGKAHGARARTFGHDLNKKVRALGLKMALSSKAKDGSLIVLDNLDVAEGKTKALVAHLAKLNLNKALFIDGDAVNVSFAKASANIIGVDLLPAVGANVYDILKADSLVLTRAAVEKLEARFNG from the coding sequence ATGAAGGTCAAGGTACAGACCCTCGATGCCGCAGCCGCCGGTGAAGTGGAACTGAACGATGCCGTGTTCGGCGTCGAACCCCGCACCGACATTCTGCACCGCGTCGTCACCTGGCAGCTCGAAAAGCGTCGCGCTCCGGCTCGCGCCACCCGTGAGCGTTCGGACGTTGCCCGCACGGGCAAGAAGTTCGGCCGCCAGAAGGGTGGCGGCACCGCCCGTCACGGCGACCGCAAGGCGCCCGTGTTCATCGGCGGCGGTAAGGCGCACGGCGCCCGCGCCCGCACCTTCGGCCACGACCTCAACAAGAAGGTTCGCGCGCTCGGCCTGAAAATGGCCCTGTCGTCGAAGGCCAAGGACGGATCGCTGATCGTTCTCGACAATCTCGACGTGGCGGAAGGCAAGACCAAGGCTCTGGTCGCGCACCTCGCCAAGCTGAACCTCAACAAGGCTCTGTTCATCGACGGCGACGCCGTGAACGTCAGCTTCGCGAAGGCTTCGGCGAACATCATCGGCGTGGACCTGCTGCCCGCCGTTGGCGCCAACGTCTACGACATCCTGAAGGCCGACTCGCTGGTGCTGACCCGCGCCGCGGTCGAAAAGCTGGAGGCCCGTTTCAATGGCTAA
- the rplC gene encoding 50S ribosomal protein L3, with the protein MRTGVIAKKVGMTRLFQEDGRHIPVTVLALEGNQVVARKEVERDGYVAVQLGAGVAKVKNVAKPQRGHFAKAEVEPKARLVEFRVAEDALLDVGAEIAADHFIAGQLVDVAGHTQGKGFAGAMKRWGFGGMRATHGVSISHRAHGSTGNRQDPGRVFKNKKMAGHMGDRERTQQNLEIVRTDVERGLLFVKGSVPGAKGTWLTVCDAVKVKRPADAPYPASLKQAANSNNAPAETPAEEAAAPEATEGQEG; encoded by the coding sequence ATGCGCACAGGCGTGATCGCTAAGAAAGTCGGGATGACCCGTCTGTTCCAGGAGGACGGACGTCATATTCCGGTTACGGTTCTGGCCCTTGAGGGCAATCAGGTCGTGGCCCGCAAGGAAGTCGAGCGTGACGGTTATGTCGCGGTTCAGCTCGGCGCGGGCGTCGCGAAGGTCAAGAATGTCGCCAAGCCGCAGCGCGGCCACTTCGCCAAGGCGGAAGTGGAGCCGAAGGCGCGCCTGGTCGAATTCCGCGTCGCCGAGGATGCGCTCCTCGATGTCGGCGCCGAGATCGCGGCCGATCATTTCATCGCCGGCCAGCTGGTCGACGTTGCCGGCCACACCCAGGGTAAGGGTTTCGCCGGCGCCATGAAGCGCTGGGGCTTCGGCGGCATGCGCGCCACCCACGGCGTGTCGATCAGCCACCGCGCCCATGGTTCGACGGGTAACCGCCAGGATCCGGGCCGCGTCTTCAAGAACAAGAAGATGGCCGGTCACATGGGCGACCGCGAGCGGACCCAGCAGAACCTGGAAATCGTCCGCACGGACGTCGAGCGCGGCCTGCTGTTCGTCAAGGGCAGCGTCCCCGGCGCCAAGGGCACCTGGCTGACCGTCTGCGACGCCGTCAAGGTGAAGCGTCCGGCGGACGCGCCCTATCCGGCGAGCCTGAAGCAGGCTGCCAACAGCAACAACGCTCCGGCTGAAACGCCCGCTGAAGAAGCGGCCGCGCCCGAAGCGACCGAAGGCCAGGAGGGCTAA